Proteins encoded within one genomic window of Ursus arctos isolate Adak ecotype North America unplaced genomic scaffold, UrsArc2.0 scaffold_7, whole genome shotgun sequence:
- the NFKB2 gene encoding nuclear factor NF-kappa-B p100 subunit isoform X3, with product MMTSNSTRPLWSPRSQPQRQAPLSPADGPYLVIVEQPKQRGFRFRYGCEGPSHGGLPGASSEKGRKTYPTVKICNYEGPAKIEVDLVTHSDPPRAHAHSLVGKQCSELGVCAVSVGPKDMTAQFNNLGVLHVTKKNMMEIMIQKLQRQRLRSRPQGLTEAERRELEQEAKELKKVMDLSIVRLRFSAFLRASDGSFSLPLKPVISQPIHDSKSPGASNLKISRMDKTAGSVRGGDEVYLLCDKVQKDDIEVRFYEDDENGWQAFGDFSPTDVHKQYAIVFRTPPYHKMKIERPVTVFLQLKRKRGGDVSDSKQFTYYPLVEDKEEVQRKRRKALPTFSQPFGGGSHMGGGSGGSAGGYGGAGGGGGSLGFFPSSLAYSPYPSGSAPMGCYPGGGGGAQMAAGAPGVDAGEEAAEPSASPLTLQREPQAPDLLQRAREYNARLFGLAQRSARALLDYGVTADARALLAGQRHLLTAQDENGDTPLHLAIIHGQTSVIEQIAHVIYHARHLGVVNLTNHLHQTPLHLAVITRQTSVVSFLLQVGADPALLDRHGDSAVHLALRAGAGAPDLLRALLRSDVPAVPQLLHMPDFEGLYPIHLAVRARSPECLDLLVDSGAEVEAAERQGGRTALHLATEMEELGLVTHLVTKLRANVNARTFAGNTPLHLAAGLGSPTLTRLLLKAGADIHAENEEPLCPLPSPPTSGSDSDSEGPERDTRGSFRGHTPLDLTRSTKVKTLLLNAAQDTTAPPLTPPSPAGPEPPLEDTALQNLEHLLDGPGAQGSWAELAERLGLRSLVDTYRKTASPSGSLLRSYKLAGGDLAGLLGALSDMGLEEGVRLLRGPEARDKLPSTAEVKEDSAYGSQSVEQEAEKLGSPPEPPGGLCHGHPQPQVH from the exons ATGATGACTTCAAATTCGACCCGTCCATTGTGGAGCCCAAGGAGCCAGCCCCAGAGACAG GCCCCTCTGTCCCCAGCCGATGGTCCTTACTTGGTGATAGTGGAGCAGCCTAAGCAG CGAGGCTTCCGATTTCGATATGGCTGCGAAGGCCCCTCCCATGGAGGATTGCCAGGTGCCTCCAGTGAGAAGGGCCGGAAGACCTATCCCACAGTCAAG ATCTGTAACTACGAGGGACCAGCTAAGATCGAGGTGGACCTGGTAACGCACAGTGACCCGCCTCGTGCTCACGCCCACAGCCTGGTGGGCAAGCAGTGCTCGGAGCTGGGGGTCTGCGCCGTGTCTGTGGGGCCCAAGGACATGACTGCCCA attTAACAACCTGGGCGTTCTGCATGTTACCAAGAAGAACATGATGGAGATTATGATACAAAAACTTCAGAGGCAGCGACTCCGCTCCAGGCCCCAGGGCCTTACTG AGGCTGAGCGGCGGGAGCTGGAGCAGGAGGCCAAGGAGCTGAAGAAGGTGATGGACCTGAGCATTGTGAGGCTGCGCTTTTCTGCCTTCCTTCGAGCCAGCGAtggctccttctccctgcccctgaaGCCAGTTATTTCCCAGCCCATCCATGACAGCA AGTCTCCTGGGGCCTCGAACCTGAAGATTTCTCGAATGGACAAGACAGCTGGCTCTGTGCGGGGTGGAGATGAGGTTTATCTGCTTTGTGACAAGGTGCAGAAAG ATGACATCGAGGTTCGGTTCTACGAGGACGATGAGAATGGATGGCAGGCCTTTGGGGATTTCTCTCCCACAGATGTTCATAAACAG TATGCCATTGTGTTCCGGACACCGCCCTATCACAAGATGAAGATTGAGCGTCCTGTAACCGTGTTCCTGCAGCTGAAACGCAAGCGTGGCGGGGATGTGTCAGACTCCAAACAGTTCACCTATTACCCTCTGGTGGAAG ACAAGGAGGAGGTGCAGCGGAAACGGAGGAAAGCCTTGCCCACCTTCTCCCAGCCCTTCGGGGGTGGCTCCCACATGGGTGGAGGCTCTGGGGGCTCGGCTGGGGGTTatggaggagctggaggaggag GTGGCAGCCTCGgctttttcccctcctccttggCCTACAGCCCCTACCCGTCGGGCTCTGCCCCGATGGGCTGCTACCccggaggcgggggcggggcgcagATGGCCGCCGGGGCGCCTGGCGTGGATGCCggggaggaagcagcagagccgAGCGCGTCCCCCCTAACCCTCCAGCGCGAACCGCAGGCCCCGGACCTGCTGCAGCGAG CCCGGGAGTACAATGCGCGCCTATTTGGCCTGGCGCAGCGCAGCGCCCGAGCCCTGCTCGACTACGGCGTCACCGCGGACGCGCGCGCGCTGTTGGCGGGACAGCGCCACCTGCTGACGGCTCAGGACGAGAACGGAGACAC GCCGCTGCACTTAGCCATCATCCATGGGCAGACCAGCGTCATCGAGCAAATAGCCCACGTCATCTACCACGCCCGGCACCTCGGTGTTGTCAACCTCACCAATCACCTGCACCAG ACGCCACTGCACCTGGCAGTGATCACCAGGCAGACAAGCGTGGTGAGCTTCCTGCTGCAGGTGGGTGCGGACCCGGCACTGCTGGATCGGCACGGAGACTCCGCAGTGCACCTGGCTCTCCGGGCGGGTGCCGGTGCCCCCGACCTGCTGCGTGCCCTGCTGCGCAGCGACGTTCCCGCCGTGCCCCAGCTGTTGCACATGCCTGACTTCGAGG GCCTGTACCCAATACACCTGGCAGTCCGTGCCCGAAGCCCCGAGTGCCTGGATCTGCTGGTGGACAGTGGGGCTGAAGTGGAGGCTGCAGAACGGCAGGGGGGCCGAACAGCCCTGCATCTAGCCACCGAGATGGAGGAGCTGGGGTTGGTCACACATCTGGTCACCAAG CTCCGTGCCAACGTGAATGCCCGCACCTTTGCGGGAAACACGCCCCTACACCTGGCAGCTGGACTGGGATCCCCCACCCTCACCCGCCTCCTTCTAAAGGCTG GTGCCGATATCCACGCAGAGAACGAGGAGCCCCTTTGCCCACTACCTTCGCCCCCCACCTCTGGTAGTGACTCGGATTCTGAGGGACCTGAGAGAGACACCCGAGGCAGCTTCCGGGGCCACACACCTCTTGACCTCACCCGCAGCACCAAG GTGAAGACCTTGCTGCTAAATGCTGCTCAGGACACCACCGCACCCCCGCTGACGCCACCCAGCCCTGCAG GGCCAGAGCCGCCACTTGAGGATACAGCCCTACAGAACCTGGAGCATCTGCTAGATGGGCCAGGGGCCCAGGGCAGCTGGGCAGAACTGGCAGAACGGCTGGGGCTACGCAGTCTGGTGGACACATACCGGAAGACCGCCTCGCCCAGTGGCAGCCTCCTGCGCAGTTACAAG ctggCTGGTGGGGACTTGGCAGGCCTGCTGGGTGCCCTGTCTGACATGGGCCTGGAGGAAGGAGTGAGGCTGCTGAGGGGCCCTGAGGCCCGAGACAAGCTGCCCAGCACAG CAGAGGTGAAGGAGGACAGTGCATACGGGAGCCAGTCGGTGGAACAGGAGGCAGAGAAGCTGGGCTCACCCCCTGAGCCACCAGGAGGGCTCTGCCATGGGCACCCCCAGCCTCAGGTGCACTGA
- the NFKB2 gene encoding nuclear factor NF-kappa-B p100 subunit isoform X4 — translation MIEYDDFKFDPSIVEPKEPAPETADGPYLVIVEQPKQRGFRFRYGCEGPSHGGLPGASSEKGRKTYPTVKICNYEGPAKIEVDLVTHSDPPRAHAHSLVGKQCSELGVCAVSVGPKDMTAQFNNLGVLHVTKKNMMEIMIQKLQRQRLRSRPQGLTEAERRELEQEAKELKKVMDLSIVRLRFSAFLRASDGSFSLPLKPVISQPIHDSKSPGASNLKISRMDKTAGSVRGGDEVYLLCDKVQKDDIEVRFYEDDENGWQAFGDFSPTDVHKQYAIVFRTPPYHKMKIERPVTVFLQLKRKRGGDVSDSKQFTYYPLVEDKEEVQRKRRKALPTFSQPFGGGSHMGGGSGGSAGGYGGAGGGGGSLGFFPSSLAYSPYPSGSAPMGCYPGGGGGAQMAAGAPGVDAGEEAAEPSASPLTLQREPQAPDLLQRAREYNARLFGLAQRSARALLDYGVTADARALLAGQRHLLTAQDENGDTPLHLAIIHGQTSVIEQIAHVIYHARHLGVVNLTNHLHQTPLHLAVITRQTSVVSFLLQVGADPALLDRHGDSAVHLALRAGAGAPDLLRALLRSDVPAVPQLLHMPDFEGLYPIHLAVRARSPECLDLLVDSGAEVEAAERQGGRTALHLATEMEELGLVTHLVTKLRANVNARTFAGNTPLHLAAGLGSPTLTRLLLKAGADIHAENEEPLCPLPSPPTSGSDSDSEGPERDTRGSFRGHTPLDLTRSTKVKTLLLNAAQDTTAPPLTPPSPAGPEPPLEDTALQNLEHLLDGPGAQGSWAELAERLGLRSLVDTYRKTASPSGSLLRSYKLAGGDLAGLLGALSDMGLEEGVRLLRGPEARDKLPSTAEVKEDSAYGSQSVEQEAEKLGSPPEPPGGLCHGHPQPQVH, via the exons ATGATTGAATATGATGACTTCAAATTCGACCCGTCCATTGTGGAGCCCAAGGAGCCAGCCCCAGAGACAG CCGATGGTCCTTACTTGGTGATAGTGGAGCAGCCTAAGCAG CGAGGCTTCCGATTTCGATATGGCTGCGAAGGCCCCTCCCATGGAGGATTGCCAGGTGCCTCCAGTGAGAAGGGCCGGAAGACCTATCCCACAGTCAAG ATCTGTAACTACGAGGGACCAGCTAAGATCGAGGTGGACCTGGTAACGCACAGTGACCCGCCTCGTGCTCACGCCCACAGCCTGGTGGGCAAGCAGTGCTCGGAGCTGGGGGTCTGCGCCGTGTCTGTGGGGCCCAAGGACATGACTGCCCA attTAACAACCTGGGCGTTCTGCATGTTACCAAGAAGAACATGATGGAGATTATGATACAAAAACTTCAGAGGCAGCGACTCCGCTCCAGGCCCCAGGGCCTTACTG AGGCTGAGCGGCGGGAGCTGGAGCAGGAGGCCAAGGAGCTGAAGAAGGTGATGGACCTGAGCATTGTGAGGCTGCGCTTTTCTGCCTTCCTTCGAGCCAGCGAtggctccttctccctgcccctgaaGCCAGTTATTTCCCAGCCCATCCATGACAGCA AGTCTCCTGGGGCCTCGAACCTGAAGATTTCTCGAATGGACAAGACAGCTGGCTCTGTGCGGGGTGGAGATGAGGTTTATCTGCTTTGTGACAAGGTGCAGAAAG ATGACATCGAGGTTCGGTTCTACGAGGACGATGAGAATGGATGGCAGGCCTTTGGGGATTTCTCTCCCACAGATGTTCATAAACAG TATGCCATTGTGTTCCGGACACCGCCCTATCACAAGATGAAGATTGAGCGTCCTGTAACCGTGTTCCTGCAGCTGAAACGCAAGCGTGGCGGGGATGTGTCAGACTCCAAACAGTTCACCTATTACCCTCTGGTGGAAG ACAAGGAGGAGGTGCAGCGGAAACGGAGGAAAGCCTTGCCCACCTTCTCCCAGCCCTTCGGGGGTGGCTCCCACATGGGTGGAGGCTCTGGGGGCTCGGCTGGGGGTTatggaggagctggaggaggag GTGGCAGCCTCGgctttttcccctcctccttggCCTACAGCCCCTACCCGTCGGGCTCTGCCCCGATGGGCTGCTACCccggaggcgggggcggggcgcagATGGCCGCCGGGGCGCCTGGCGTGGATGCCggggaggaagcagcagagccgAGCGCGTCCCCCCTAACCCTCCAGCGCGAACCGCAGGCCCCGGACCTGCTGCAGCGAG CCCGGGAGTACAATGCGCGCCTATTTGGCCTGGCGCAGCGCAGCGCCCGAGCCCTGCTCGACTACGGCGTCACCGCGGACGCGCGCGCGCTGTTGGCGGGACAGCGCCACCTGCTGACGGCTCAGGACGAGAACGGAGACAC GCCGCTGCACTTAGCCATCATCCATGGGCAGACCAGCGTCATCGAGCAAATAGCCCACGTCATCTACCACGCCCGGCACCTCGGTGTTGTCAACCTCACCAATCACCTGCACCAG ACGCCACTGCACCTGGCAGTGATCACCAGGCAGACAAGCGTGGTGAGCTTCCTGCTGCAGGTGGGTGCGGACCCGGCACTGCTGGATCGGCACGGAGACTCCGCAGTGCACCTGGCTCTCCGGGCGGGTGCCGGTGCCCCCGACCTGCTGCGTGCCCTGCTGCGCAGCGACGTTCCCGCCGTGCCCCAGCTGTTGCACATGCCTGACTTCGAGG GCCTGTACCCAATACACCTGGCAGTCCGTGCCCGAAGCCCCGAGTGCCTGGATCTGCTGGTGGACAGTGGGGCTGAAGTGGAGGCTGCAGAACGGCAGGGGGGCCGAACAGCCCTGCATCTAGCCACCGAGATGGAGGAGCTGGGGTTGGTCACACATCTGGTCACCAAG CTCCGTGCCAACGTGAATGCCCGCACCTTTGCGGGAAACACGCCCCTACACCTGGCAGCTGGACTGGGATCCCCCACCCTCACCCGCCTCCTTCTAAAGGCTG GTGCCGATATCCACGCAGAGAACGAGGAGCCCCTTTGCCCACTACCTTCGCCCCCCACCTCTGGTAGTGACTCGGATTCTGAGGGACCTGAGAGAGACACCCGAGGCAGCTTCCGGGGCCACACACCTCTTGACCTCACCCGCAGCACCAAG GTGAAGACCTTGCTGCTAAATGCTGCTCAGGACACCACCGCACCCCCGCTGACGCCACCCAGCCCTGCAG GGCCAGAGCCGCCACTTGAGGATACAGCCCTACAGAACCTGGAGCATCTGCTAGATGGGCCAGGGGCCCAGGGCAGCTGGGCAGAACTGGCAGAACGGCTGGGGCTACGCAGTCTGGTGGACACATACCGGAAGACCGCCTCGCCCAGTGGCAGCCTCCTGCGCAGTTACAAG ctggCTGGTGGGGACTTGGCAGGCCTGCTGGGTGCCCTGTCTGACATGGGCCTGGAGGAAGGAGTGAGGCTGCTGAGGGGCCCTGAGGCCCGAGACAAGCTGCCCAGCACAG CAGAGGTGAAGGAGGACAGTGCATACGGGAGCCAGTCGGTGGAACAGGAGGCAGAGAAGCTGGGCTCACCCCCTGAGCCACCAGGAGGGCTCTGCCATGGGCACCCCCAGCCTCAGGTGCACTGA